CCGAAGGAGTTCCTGCAGGACGCCCACCACTGGCTGATCCTGCACGGCCGCTACACCTGCGTGGCGCGCAAGCCCCAATGCTGGAACTGCATGATCGCCGACCTGTGCGAATTCAAGCAGAAGACGCCGGCCCCGGCGGTGGTCTGACGCCTACCGCCGCGCCCGTGTCCACTTCGACCAAACTTGGGGTCACACCCCGACATGGACACGAGCTCAGCAATCCGCGCGCATGAGCTCGTGTCTTGTCGGGGTGTGACCCCACGGTGGACGCGAGCCCGGCTTTGAGGAGCGGTTAGAGCAGCACCATATTGTCGCGGTGGATCAGCTCCGGGCCTTCGACGAAGCCGAGGATGCCTTCGATCTCGCCGGACGGCTTGCGCACGATGCGGCGCGCTTCGCCGCTGGTGTAGTTCGACAGCCCGCGCGCGATCGCGACGCCGCCTTCGCTGACGCATGTGATGACGGCGCCGCGGCCGAATTCACCGCGCACTTCGATGACCCCGATCGGCAGCAGCGACTTGCCTTCGCGCGACAGCTTGGCGATCGCGCCCGCGTCGATGACGACCTGGCCGGCCGTGTGCAGGTGATCGGCCATCCACTGCTTGCGCGCCGTCAGGTGCCCCGTCTGCGCCTGCAGCTCCGTGCCGATCGGCTCGCCGCTGGCGAGGCGCGTCAGCACTTCCGGCTCGCGGCCGAACGCGATGACGGTGTGCGCGCCCGACTTGGCGGCGCGCTTGGCGGCCAGGATCTTGGTCAGCATGCCGCCGCGCCCAAGGCTCGAGCCGGCGCCTCCTGCCATGGCTTCCAGCGCCGGGTCGCCGGCGCTGGCCCGTTCGATCAGGTAGGCCGCCGGGTCCTTGCGCGGATCGGCCGAGAACAGGCCGCGCTGGTCGGTCAGGATGATCAGCGCGTCCGCTTCGATCAGGTTGGCCACCAATGCGCCCAGCGTGTCGTTGTCGCCGAACTTGATTTCGTCGGTGACGACCGTGTCGTTCTCGTTGATGATGGGGACGATGCCCAGGCTTAACAGCGTCGTCAAGGTGGAGCGCGCGTTCAGGTAGCGTTCGCGGTCGGCCAGGTCGGCGTGCGTCAGCAGCACCTGCGCGGTGCCGAGGCCATGCGCGCGGAAGCTCGTTTCATAGATCTGCGCGAGGCCCATCTGG
This is a stretch of genomic DNA from Pseudoduganella chitinolytica. It encodes these proteins:
- the proB gene encoding glutamate 5-kinase, which encodes MNSLIQKANRLIVKVGSSLVTNDGRGLDHAAIARWAAQIAALRALGKQVVLVSSGAIAEGMLRLGFEHRPTDIHALQACAAVGQMGLAQIYETSFRAHGLGTAQVLLTHADLADRERYLNARSTLTTLLSLGIVPIINENDTVVTDEIKFGDNDTLGALVANLIEADALIILTDQRGLFSADPRKDPAAYLIERASAGDPALEAMAGGAGSSLGRGGMLTKILAAKRAAKSGAHTVIAFGREPEVLTRLASGEPIGTELQAQTGHLTARKQWMADHLHTAGQVVIDAGAIAKLSREGKSLLPIGVIEVRGEFGRGAVITCVSEGGVAIARGLSNYTSGEARRIVRKPSGEIEGILGFVEGPELIHRDNMVLL